TTCCCGAAAACACCTCATCATCTAACTTTTTCTGAACGGGAATGGATTCACCTGTAATTGCCGATTGATCCACCGTTGATTGACCTTTAATGATCACACCATCCGCAGGTATCCTTTCACCTGGTTTTACAAGAATTTTATCGTCCTTTTTTAATTTAGACACATGAACTTTAACTTCAACATTATCTTCAATCATCAATGCTTCTTCAGGTTGAATATTCATAAGGGCTGAGATTTCTTTTTTACTTTTATTCATTGTATAAGTTTCAAGTGCACCACTTAATGAAAAAATAAAAATCAAAATTGCACCTTCCATCCAGTAACCAATGAATGCAGATCCAATTGCTGCAAATATCATCAACATCTCAACATTTAAGCTTCGGTTTTGAATCGTATCCAAAATACCTTCTTTTGCTTTCTGATATCCACCGATTAAGTAAGAAAACACAAAGAAAATTAAAGATACAGTAGAAACATTCATATTTGATAATATCCAGCCTAATACGATAAGGATGCCACTAAGACTAGCTGCTACCAATTGAATATGAGGAATTAATAAATGATACAAGATTTCAATTTTACTCTGATTCGTTTGTCTTTTTTCTTCAGTTAAGATTTTTAAATCTGCATTCATTTTTTCGAGCCTCCATTTCTATCATTGAGAAGAATAATCAATTGCAAATCACTCCATAAAAAGGCGAAAGCTGCCATCTCAAGAGATAGCAGCACTTTTTTTCCATTTTTCTAAAAGCTTATTTTAATAATTATTATTTAAGATTAATTATATCATTATATTCACTACATGAAAACATTTCCACTAATCATTAGCCTAAATTTTCATGTATACAAAAATAAAAAATGGAAAGGAATTCTTCTGACTGAGTATTTCCCTAATTTTTCTCTTATGATATAGTTATGACACTGAAATAATTTATGAAAGCAGATGATACTACATGTATGATTACCACCATCTCTCACACGTAAAAGAACAATCTAAATCTAGAAAAACACTCTGGGCTACCTTATTCATTACTTTATTTTTTACTATTGTTGAAATTGTTGGGGGGATATTGTCGAATTCATTGGCTTTGTTATCTGACTCAGCGCATATGATTTCAGACGTATTCGCATTAGGTTTAAGTATGACAGCAATTTACTTAGCCACAAGACCACCAAATGAAAAGTATACCTTTGGATTCCTTCGTTTTGAAATTATAGCTTCCTTTTTAAATGGACTAGCTCTTGCAGTCATTGCCATTGGTATTTTTATAGAAGGAATTCGAAGATTTATTAATCCAGAACCTATTAATTTTAAACTGATGCTTGTCATTGCTATCATCGGTTTTATAGTAAATGCTATTTTAACTTATATTTTAAGTAGGAGTATTGAAGAGGAAGAGAATTTAAATGTACAAAGTGCTTTGTGGCACTTTATCGGGGACTTATTAAGTTCACTAGGAGTCATTATTTCCGCTATTTTGATTTACTTTACAGGTTTAGTTTTTTTTGATCCATTAATTAGTTTAGTAATCGGTGGCATAATTTTTACTGGAGGAGCTAAAATTATCCGTGAGTCTTATTTCATTCTAATGGAATCTGTACCAAAAAAGTTTGATTTAGAAGAAATAAGACAAAATATTGGTAATGTTGAAGGAGTCGAAGACGTTCATGAGATGCACTTATGGGCGATCTCTACAGAGCATTATTCCTTAACTGCTCATGTATTTATAGACGAACAGATTCAACCGTTTTGCGTCATCCTCGCCATCAATGAAACATTAAAAGAAAAGTACGGAATTACTCACACTACGATTCAAGTAGAACATGCTAACATTCATGACCATGGTGAGTATGGTAAGGAATTTTTACAGCAAAAAAATCTGAAAGGTAAAACATACAATTAAATTCCCCATTTATCAAACCACTATATAGTAAACTTTTAAGATGTAAGCTGTTGTCATATCAATTGACGGCAGCTTTTTTGGTTCTCTCCATCACTTCACACAAGTCAGTTATCTCTTTTATTCTTGTTTTGTTTTATGTATTTCTTAATAATTTCTTCATTTTTATCTTATGAGAAAGTTAAGAATTATTTATTACACTTACTAACAGATGAGAAAGACAAGGAAGTGAGACATGAGTGGGTGTACCAATGGGCATTTGAAATACAAAGCTGATAAAATCAAAAACATCATATGAAGGAGAGATTAAACATGATTCAAGTTAAAAATCTTAGTCATCAATTTAAAATTGGGAAAAAGAAAAGAGAAACGATTGTCCCAGTATTAAAGAATATTAATTTAGAAGTGAATAAAGGAGAAATTGTCACGATTGTAGGGAAGAGTGGTTCAGGAAAGTCTACCTTGCTGAATTTAATTAGTGGATACATTCGACCTACTGAAGGGAACATTTTCATAAATAATCAAAATGTCTCTGAATTAAGTGAGGGAGATTGGGCAAAATTCCGCATCAATCATCTGGGTTTTATATTTCAAAGTTTTCAATTACTTCCGAGCATGACTGCTTTTCAGAACATTGAGCTTCCTCTAATTTTGAAAGGGGTTAGTGAGATAGCTAGGAAAAAGCAGACGTTGGACATGCTTGAAATGGTTGGTTTAGCAGATTATGCAGAATTTTATCCCAGTGAGTTATCTGGAGGACAGCAGCAACGAATAAGCATAGCAAGAGCTTTAGTTGTAAAACCACCTATTATATTGGCTGATGAACCTACAGGAAGTTTAGACAGTGAAAACGAACAGGAATTATTAAATTTTATTCAAAAACTGAACCAAGATTATAATATAACATTTTTAATCATTACACATGATGATCAGGTTGCAAAGATAGGACATCGGACGATTACCATCAAAGACGGTAAAACACAAGGAGGCAGAAATTATG
Above is a window of Chengkuizengella sediminis DNA encoding:
- a CDS encoding cation diffusion facilitator family transporter codes for the protein MYDYHHLSHVKEQSKSRKTLWATLFITLFFTIVEIVGGILSNSLALLSDSAHMISDVFALGLSMTAIYLATRPPNEKYTFGFLRFEIIASFLNGLALAVIAIGIFIEGIRRFINPEPINFKLMLVIAIIGFIVNAILTYILSRSIEEEENLNVQSALWHFIGDLLSSLGVIISAILIYFTGLVFFDPLISLVIGGIIFTGGAKIIRESYFILMESVPKKFDLEEIRQNIGNVEGVEDVHEMHLWAISTEHYSLTAHVFIDEQIQPFCVILAINETLKEKYGITHTTIQVEHANIHDHGEYGKEFLQQKNLKGKTYN
- a CDS encoding ABC transporter ATP-binding protein, giving the protein MIQVKNLSHQFKIGKKKRETIVPVLKNINLEVNKGEIVTIVGKSGSGKSTLLNLISGYIRPTEGNIFINNQNVSELSEGDWAKFRINHLGFIFQSFQLLPSMTAFQNIELPLILKGVSEIARKKQTLDMLEMVGLADYAEFYPSELSGGQQQRISIARALVVKPPIILADEPTGSLDSENEQELLNFIQKLNQDYNITFLIITHDDQVAKIGHRTITIKDGKTQGGRNYEIQR